Proteins encoded together in one Carya illinoinensis cultivar Pawnee chromosome 3, C.illinoinensisPawnee_v1, whole genome shotgun sequence window:
- the LOC122305600 gene encoding (R,S)-reticuline 7-O-methyltransferase-like — MMQTHPELMTSWLFLSKCVKEGGTAFSQVHGCEIIDFAQKNPKFNKMFKDAMACTAKLEAEGILWGYRDGFSSINGSLVDVGGGTGEMAAKIVKAHPHVKAINFDLPHVITTAPMHQGVSHVEGNIFGAIPNADAILLKRVLHGFSDEDCIKILKNCAKKIPKKTGKIIIVEHVLEPNGNGPFDETGLVMDLLMMILTSSGKERTELDWKKLLKEGGFSHHKIIKIPAFLSIIEAHPA; from the exons ATGATGCAAACCCATCCAGAGTTAATGACTTCATGGCTTTTCCTTAGCAAATGTGTCAAGGAAGGTGGCACTGCTTTCAGCCAGGTCCATGGTTGTGAGATAATAGACTTTGCCCAAAAGAACCCTAAATTCAATAAAATGTTCAAGGATGCAATGGCATGCACGGCCAAGCTTGAGGCAGAGGGCATCTTATGGGGATACAGAGATGGGTTTAGTTCCATTAATGGCTCGTTGGTGGATGTGGGAGGTGGGACTGGTGAGATGGCGGCTAAGATTGTGAAAGCACACCCACACGTCAAAGCCATCAACTTCGATCTGCCTCATGTTATCACAACAGCACCAATGCACCAAGGGGTCTCCCATGTCGAGGGTAACATTTTTGGGGCCATTCCTAATGCCGATGCAATTCTATTAAAG AGAGTACTCCATGGTTTTAGCGATGAAGATTGCATCAAGATCTTGAAAAACTGTGCAAAGAAAATACCAAAGAAGACTGGGAAGATTATTATTGTGGAACATGTTCTAGAGCCCAACGGAAATGGACCATTTGATGAGACAGGCTTAGTAATGGATTTGTTAATGATGATTCTCACCTCGAGTGGAAAGGAGAGGACAGAGTTGGATTGGAAGAAATTGCTCAAAGAAGGAGGCTTTTCCCACCACAAGATCATCAAGATTCCTGCTTTTCTATCAATTATAGAGGCCCACCCAGCATGA